One Dethiosulfovibrio faecalis DNA window includes the following coding sequences:
- a CDS encoding 4Fe-4S binding protein, whose protein sequence is MKTKGSRWLRYGVQLGFLAFLTYVGYMHQKLGGGPQGAPPVDALCPLGGAESIYGYITSGTWLRRTAPSALILFVAVALMTVLLGRIFCGWICPLGTIGEWSSKIGKKLGIKQIEIPDGPDRIMRLGKYVVMAIAVFGAWYYGTLLWRDYDPWVAWMHISAGWAEVEESPWAFAVLFGTVIGASFFVERFWCRYLCPLGGLLSILQKFSLVKVRRDDSTCVHCMKCDRSCPMGLKPESVKVVTSGDCIACGECVESCPVSNTLETGTSGRKISPMAMGIVGLIIFFGIYGTAKTTGYWQTYASAPKGVTVEDPAEYVYGWMSLEQVSDQVGLPIEKLVEIGNLPEGIPTDVAMKRVEGVDDHEFTEALSLWFEANDVPKTEMSTIPENPDEIKGSLTLLEIGTMYGVDPSEIVDMLRDKGWTGEISLEEPVKDIAKSRGEEVQVIRDAVKDILGK, encoded by the coding sequence ATGAAGACAAAAGGATCGAGATGGCTGAGATACGGGGTTCAACTGGGATTTCTGGCTTTTCTGACCTACGTGGGATACATGCATCAGAAACTGGGAGGCGGCCCTCAGGGGGCTCCTCCGGTGGACGCCCTATGTCCATTGGGAGGGGCGGAGAGCATCTACGGTTACATCACCTCCGGGACCTGGCTGAGGAGAACCGCTCCCAGCGCATTGATACTGTTCGTAGCTGTGGCGCTGATGACCGTCTTGCTGGGAAGGATCTTCTGCGGATGGATATGTCCTCTCGGGACCATAGGGGAGTGGTCCTCGAAGATAGGCAAAAAGCTGGGAATAAAACAGATAGAGATTCCCGACGGTCCGGACAGAATAATGAGACTGGGTAAGTACGTAGTCATGGCCATAGCGGTGTTCGGAGCCTGGTACTACGGAACCCTCCTCTGGAGGGACTACGACCCATGGGTGGCCTGGATGCACATATCCGCCGGATGGGCCGAGGTGGAGGAGAGCCCCTGGGCCTTCGCCGTCCTGTTCGGGACCGTGATAGGGGCGTCGTTCTTCGTAGAGAGGTTCTGGTGCCGCTATCTGTGTCCTCTGGGAGGGTTACTGAGCATTCTCCAGAAATTCAGCCTGGTCAAGGTTCGAAGAGACGATTCAACCTGCGTCCACTGCATGAAATGCGACCGTTCCTGTCCCATGGGGCTCAAACCAGAGTCGGTAAAGGTGGTCACTTCGGGAGACTGCATAGCCTGCGGCGAATGCGTCGAGAGCTGTCCCGTGTCGAACACCCTGGAGACCGGGACATCCGGCCGAAAAATCTCGCCTATGGCGATGGGGATCGTCGGGCTGATAATCTTCTTCGGAATCTACGGGACGGCCAAGACCACCGGATACTGGCAGACCTACGCATCAGCGCCCAAGGGAGTCACCGTCGAGGATCCGGCCGAATACGTCTACGGATGGATGAGTCTCGAACAGGTTTCGGATCAGGTGGGCCTTCCCATCGAAAAGCTCGTGGAGATAGGGAACTTGCCCGAGGGAATCCCCACCGACGTGGCTATGAAGAGGGTAGAGGGGGTGGACGATCACGAATTCACCGAGGCCCTTTCTCTTTGGTTCGAGGCCAACGACGTGCCGAAGACGGAGATGTCCACTATTCCGGAAAATCCGGACGAGATAAAGGGCAGTCTGACCCTGTTGGAGATAGGAACGATGTACGGGGTGGACCCATCCGAGATAGTGGATATGCTGAGAGATAAAGGGTGGACAGGCGAGATTTCCCTGGAAGAACCTGTGAAAGACATCGCAAAGAGCAGAGGCGAGGAAGTCCAGGTGATCAGGGACGCTGTAAAGGATATTTTAGGCAAATAA
- a CDS encoding FprA family A-type flavoprotein — translation MKGPVQIADKTWWVGVNDRTTDLFEALWPLDRGISYNSYMVADDKVAVIDGVKADFYPQYVENLKAILGPDKTVDYMIVNHVEPDHSGAVEVMVQAFPDITVVGNDKTLKFLTQFYGPLPKSLEVKDGDVLDLGDHKLTFALIPMVHWPETMASYDTSTKALFSCDAFGSFGALDGGVFDDQLELDSYRDETYRYYANIVGKYSSFVMKALNKIRDMKLDIAIVCPSHGPVYRKDPDYIIDFYEKMARNETDRAVLVVYGSMYGNTARLAEAVAEGVHSGGITDVTVRNSATADLSELVRDLWRCRGLILVGCSYNGGVFPKIKHFMDIVEGKKVSGRFVGICGSYTWSKGAAMKPMRAFAEQSCWTKVEPEVEVLSRPDRKDLEEAHKLGANMAEAVSKA, via the coding sequence ATGAAGGGACCTGTTCAGATAGCCGATAAAACCTGGTGGGTCGGGGTCAACGACAGGACCACCGATCTTTTCGAGGCCCTATGGCCTCTGGATCGGGGGATATCCTACAACTCCTACATGGTAGCGGACGATAAGGTGGCGGTCATCGACGGGGTCAAGGCCGACTTCTATCCCCAGTACGTCGAGAACCTAAAGGCCATCCTCGGTCCGGATAAGACCGTGGACTACATGATAGTCAACCACGTTGAACCGGACCACTCGGGAGCCGTTGAGGTAATGGTCCAGGCCTTCCCGGACATAACTGTGGTCGGAAACGACAAGACCCTGAAGTTCTTGACCCAGTTCTACGGTCCTCTGCCAAAATCCCTGGAGGTGAAGGACGGAGACGTTCTGGACCTGGGAGACCATAAGCTGACCTTCGCCCTCATCCCCATGGTCCACTGGCCGGAAACCATGGCTAGCTACGATACATCCACCAAGGCTCTTTTCTCCTGCGACGCCTTCGGCAGCTTCGGAGCTCTGGACGGAGGGGTGTTCGACGACCAGTTGGAGCTCGACTCCTACAGGGACGAAACCTATCGCTACTACGCCAACATAGTGGGCAAATACTCGTCCTTCGTGATGAAGGCACTGAACAAGATAAGGGACATGAAGCTGGATATAGCCATAGTGTGTCCCTCTCATGGACCGGTCTACAGGAAAGACCCGGACTATATAATAGACTTCTACGAAAAAATGGCCCGGAACGAGACGGACCGGGCGGTGTTGGTGGTCTACGGATCCATGTACGGCAACACCGCCCGGCTTGCCGAGGCGGTGGCCGAGGGAGTTCACTCCGGAGGCATCACCGACGTTACCGTCAGAAACTCCGCCACGGCGGATCTTTCCGAGCTGGTCAGGGATCTGTGGCGGTGCAGGGGGTTGATCCTCGTGGGGTGCAGCTACAACGGAGGTGTGTTCCCTAAGATAAAACACTTCATGGACATAGTGGAGGGCAAAAAGGTATCCGGCCGTTTCGTAGGAATATGCGGCTCCTATACCTGGAGCAAGGGTGCCGCGATGAAGCCTATGAGGGCCTTCGCCGAGCAGAGCTGCTGGACCAAGGTGGAGCCGGAGGTGGAGGTATTGAGCCGTCCCGATCGTAAGGACCTGGAGGAGGCTCATAAGTTGGGGGCCAACATGGCGGAAGCGGTATCGAAAGCCTAG